The following are from one region of the Salvelinus fontinalis isolate EN_2023a chromosome 5, ASM2944872v1, whole genome shotgun sequence genome:
- the LOC129855810 gene encoding ecto-ADP-ribosyltransferase 4-like gives MKYLAGVLLLLTTMLTPVNSAEQCQCRCDEERLNMELSSVDDRYPTCREEMMGNITAGDLLTRERQASPSFSTAWSQAERCNVTVANLTNLHVTALTLYTNTYNRTFPLIFDVEARSLGPDANVYRQYFLFKSLHFLLTDALRLLIGREEAEAEQDGKGCLLVYADSGRGDNLRGEVGDQVRTGHFVLASTRRYSSSFDLTIRTCHGHLLPRLRSRHCRSSSGLNVLVPPYELFRVVAVKKVPNNWRGALTWHFYLESIGTMTNLNCAMTSAM, from the exons ATGAAATACTTGGCCGGTGTCCTGTTGCTCTTGACAACAATGCTCACGCCAGTCAACAGTGCAGAG CAGTGCCAGTGTCGGTGTGATGAGGAGCGGTTGAACATGGAACTGAGCTCGGTGGACGACCGCTACCCGACGTGCAGGGAAGAGATGATGGGGAACATCACCGCGGGCGACCTGCTGACCAGGGAACGCCAGGCCAGCCCTTCTTTCTCCACCGCCTGGTCGCAAGCTGAACGCTGCAATGTGACGGTGGCGAACCTCACCAACCTCCATGTCACAGCGCTGACCCTctacacaaacacatacaacCGCACCTTCCCTTTGATCTTTGACGTGGAAGCTAGATCTCTGGGCCCCGACGCCAATGTTTACCGCCAGTACTTCCTGTTCAAGTCCCTCCACTTCCTGCTGACCGACGCCCTGCGGCTCCTGATAGGGCGGGAGGAGGCAGAGGCGGAGCAGGATGGGAAGGGCTGCCTGCTGGTGTATGCTGACAGCGGGCGCGGGGACAACTTGCGAGGGGAGGTGGGGGATCAGGTGCGCACCGGGCACTTTGTCCTGGCGTCCACGCGGCGGTACAGCTCCAGCTTTGACCTGACCATCCGGACGTGCCACGGGCACCTGCTGCCCCGCTTGCGTTCGCGCCACTGCCGCTCCTCTTCAGGCCTCAATGTGCTGGTGCCACCCTACGAGCTGTTCAGGGTGGTGGCGGTAAAGAAGGTACCTAACAACTGGAGAGGTGCTCTGACATGGCACTTCTACCTGGAGTCTATTGGCACTATGACCAATCTCAACTGCGCTATGACTTCTGCCATGTGA
- the LOC129855808 gene encoding NLR family CARD domain-containing protein 3-like isoform X2, translating into MEDFGQQGVTLPHTEGERTAHTQRSKLGGVREKLQSELRGRCVSLCDGTPAGQEVRSHCLTHSYVELLITEGNVQWHNDRHAATRPVRPPSDMPTANEEVTIKLDDIYKPPLSPDRPQVKTVLTKGPAGSGKTASVQKFVLNWAEDRANQEVDFLFVFPVSELNWLIDRSFSLSGLISHFHLSMTSESENPGLDLSRSKVVFILDGLDQFNLPLDFESISVESDINKEMPLPILLANLIWCQLLLPFAYVWVITRPAAASFIPIDFLPQQQCLTEIRGFDDTQKREFFRKRFGNQSLVHKAIALVMKAIALESSRNLCVLCQTPLCCEMLATILENTEAGECVEIDTLTQLYTHFLLVRIGLKNDRNGEHSESIREVIRKLGKLAFLQLERGSLIFSESDVKECGIDVSKSSTFHRLCRPLIAGCEMYLEEMYRFAYAGIQDYLAALHVFLTYTNKRRNLLLQPTTLFDRLKGTFRRATLLDLHRCTVDRVLRNTHGTYDLFLCFLLGLSTTPNQTLLDLACLGESLKVTGSKGITEITAEYIKQAIKAEPYPQTTLALFRGLRELGDASLGREVRRYLASESRWGFLLEPDQCWELADMLWAGREMEREVFREMERLSWMRRMSMWGFWRMQTVLGDRHWQVY; encoded by the exons ATGGAGGATTTTGGCCAACAGGGGGTGACCTTGCCACACACCGAGGGAGAACGTACAGCCCATACTCAGAGGAGCAAGT TAGGAGGAGTCAGAGAGAAGCTCCAATCAGAGCTGAGAGGGAGGTGCGTGTCTTTGTGTGATGGAACCCCAGCAGGACAAGAGGTGCGGAGTCACTGCCTCACACACTCCTATGTGGAACTCCTCATCACCGAGGGCAACGTCCAATGGCACAACGATAGGCATGCTGCCACGCGACCCGTAAGGCCACCATCAGATATGCCCACTGCTAATGAGGAAGTAACGATCAAGCTTGACGATATCTACAAACCGCCGCTATCTCCGGATCGGCCTCAAGTAAAAACCGTCCTGACGAAGGGTCCCGCAGGCTCAGGGAAGACTGCGAGTGTCCAGAAGTTTGTTTTGAACTGGGCCgaggacagagccaatcaggAAGTCGACTTCTTGTTTGTCTTTCCCGTCAGTGAACTCAATTGGCTGATAGACCGGAGCTTCAGTCTGAGTGGCCTCATCAGCCACTTCCACTTGTCCATGACGTCGGAGAGTGAGAACCCCGGTCTGGATCTGAGTCGGTCTAAGGTGGTCTTCATCTTGGATGGTTTGGACCAATTCAACCTTCCCCTGGACTTTGAAAGCATATCAGTGGAGTCTGATATCAATAAGGAGATGCCTTTGCCCATCCTCCTAGCGAACCTCATCTGGTGTCAGCTGCTTCTTCCCTTTGCCTACGTCTGGGTGATCACCAGGCCTGCGGCTGCCAGTTTCATCCCCATCGACTTTCTCCCCCAACAACAGTGCTTGACAGAGATACGGGGCTTCGACGACACCCAGAAGAGGGAGTTCTTTAGAAAGAGGTTTGGCAATCAGAGTCTGGTGCACAAAGCTATCGCCCTAGTCATGAAAGCTATTGCACTAGAGTCATCACGGAACCTCTGCGTCCTGTGCCAAACACCGTTGTGCTGTGAGATGTTGGCGACCATTTTAGAAAACACTGAGGCGGGAGAGTGTGTCGAGATAGACACTCTGACGCAACTATACACTCACTTTTTGCTTGTTCGGATTGGTTTGAAGAACGATCGAAATGGTGAACACTCGGAATCAATCAGAGAGGTTATTCGTAAGCTTGGGAAGCTGGCTTTTCTACAACTGGAAAGAGGAAGCCTCATATTCAGCGAGAGCGATGTGAAGGAATGCGGAATCGACGTCTCTAAAAGTTCCACATTCCACAGGTTGTGTAGGCCGCTCATCGCAGGGTGTGAGATGTACCTGGAGGAAATGTACCGCTTTGCGTACGCAGGCATTCAAGACTACCTAGCTGCCCTGCACGTGTTTCTCACCTACACAAATAAAAGGAGAAACCTACTACTCCAACCTACTACACTCTTTGATCGATTGAAAGGGACGTTCAGGAGAGCAACCCTTTTAGACCTCCACAGATGCACCGTGGACAGGGTTTTACGGAATACGCACGGAACTTATGACCtcttcctctgcttcctcctTGGCCTCTCAACAACACCCAACCAGACTCTCTTAGATCTAGCATGTCTAGGGGAAAGTTTAAAGGTCACAGGCTCCAAGGGGATTACAGAGATCACGGCAGAATACATCAAGCAGGCGATCAAGGCTGAGCCTTACCCTCAGACCACACTGGCGCTTTTCCGCGGTCTGCGGGAGCTAGGGGACGCCTCGCTGGGCAGGGAGGTCCGACGCTACCTGGCCTCCGAGTCCCGGTGGGGGTTCCTGCTGGAGCCCGACCAATGCTGGGAGCTGGCGGACATGCTTTGGGCAGGccgggagatggagagggaagtgtttagggaGATGGAACGTTTGAGTTGGATGCGCCGAATGAGCATGTGGGGCTTTTGGAGGATGCAGACCGTACTGGGAGACAGACACTGGCAGGTCTACTAG
- the LOC129855808 gene encoding NLR family CARD domain-containing protein 3-like isoform X1 has protein sequence MEDFGQQGVTLPHTEGERTAHTQRSKSVGGVREKLQSELRGRCVSLCDGTPAGQEVRSHCLTHSYVELLITEGNVQWHNDRHAATRPVRPPSDMPTANEEVTIKLDDIYKPPLSPDRPQVKTVLTKGPAGSGKTASVQKFVLNWAEDRANQEVDFLFVFPVSELNWLIDRSFSLSGLISHFHLSMTSESENPGLDLSRSKVVFILDGLDQFNLPLDFESISVESDINKEMPLPILLANLIWCQLLLPFAYVWVITRPAAASFIPIDFLPQQQCLTEIRGFDDTQKREFFRKRFGNQSLVHKAIALVMKAIALESSRNLCVLCQTPLCCEMLATILENTEAGECVEIDTLTQLYTHFLLVRIGLKNDRNGEHSESIREVIRKLGKLAFLQLERGSLIFSESDVKECGIDVSKSSTFHRLCRPLIAGCEMYLEEMYRFAYAGIQDYLAALHVFLTYTNKRRNLLLQPTTLFDRLKGTFRRATLLDLHRCTVDRVLRNTHGTYDLFLCFLLGLSTTPNQTLLDLACLGESLKVTGSKGITEITAEYIKQAIKAEPYPQTTLALFRGLRELGDASLGREVRRYLASESRWGFLLEPDQCWELADMLWAGREMEREVFREMERLSWMRRMSMWGFWRMQTVLGDRHWQVY, from the exons ATGGAGGATTTTGGCCAACAGGGGGTGACCTTGCCACACACCGAGGGAGAACGTACAGCCCATACTCAGAGGAGCAAGT cagTAGGAGGAGTCAGAGAGAAGCTCCAATCAGAGCTGAGAGGGAGGTGCGTGTCTTTGTGTGATGGAACCCCAGCAGGACAAGAGGTGCGGAGTCACTGCCTCACACACTCCTATGTGGAACTCCTCATCACCGAGGGCAACGTCCAATGGCACAACGATAGGCATGCTGCCACGCGACCCGTAAGGCCACCATCAGATATGCCCACTGCTAATGAGGAAGTAACGATCAAGCTTGACGATATCTACAAACCGCCGCTATCTCCGGATCGGCCTCAAGTAAAAACCGTCCTGACGAAGGGTCCCGCAGGCTCAGGGAAGACTGCGAGTGTCCAGAAGTTTGTTTTGAACTGGGCCgaggacagagccaatcaggAAGTCGACTTCTTGTTTGTCTTTCCCGTCAGTGAACTCAATTGGCTGATAGACCGGAGCTTCAGTCTGAGTGGCCTCATCAGCCACTTCCACTTGTCCATGACGTCGGAGAGTGAGAACCCCGGTCTGGATCTGAGTCGGTCTAAGGTGGTCTTCATCTTGGATGGTTTGGACCAATTCAACCTTCCCCTGGACTTTGAAAGCATATCAGTGGAGTCTGATATCAATAAGGAGATGCCTTTGCCCATCCTCCTAGCGAACCTCATCTGGTGTCAGCTGCTTCTTCCCTTTGCCTACGTCTGGGTGATCACCAGGCCTGCGGCTGCCAGTTTCATCCCCATCGACTTTCTCCCCCAACAACAGTGCTTGACAGAGATACGGGGCTTCGACGACACCCAGAAGAGGGAGTTCTTTAGAAAGAGGTTTGGCAATCAGAGTCTGGTGCACAAAGCTATCGCCCTAGTCATGAAAGCTATTGCACTAGAGTCATCACGGAACCTCTGCGTCCTGTGCCAAACACCGTTGTGCTGTGAGATGTTGGCGACCATTTTAGAAAACACTGAGGCGGGAGAGTGTGTCGAGATAGACACTCTGACGCAACTATACACTCACTTTTTGCTTGTTCGGATTGGTTTGAAGAACGATCGAAATGGTGAACACTCGGAATCAATCAGAGAGGTTATTCGTAAGCTTGGGAAGCTGGCTTTTCTACAACTGGAAAGAGGAAGCCTCATATTCAGCGAGAGCGATGTGAAGGAATGCGGAATCGACGTCTCTAAAAGTTCCACATTCCACAGGTTGTGTAGGCCGCTCATCGCAGGGTGTGAGATGTACCTGGAGGAAATGTACCGCTTTGCGTACGCAGGCATTCAAGACTACCTAGCTGCCCTGCACGTGTTTCTCACCTACACAAATAAAAGGAGAAACCTACTACTCCAACCTACTACACTCTTTGATCGATTGAAAGGGACGTTCAGGAGAGCAACCCTTTTAGACCTCCACAGATGCACCGTGGACAGGGTTTTACGGAATACGCACGGAACTTATGACCtcttcctctgcttcctcctTGGCCTCTCAACAACACCCAACCAGACTCTCTTAGATCTAGCATGTCTAGGGGAAAGTTTAAAGGTCACAGGCTCCAAGGGGATTACAGAGATCACGGCAGAATACATCAAGCAGGCGATCAAGGCTGAGCCTTACCCTCAGACCACACTGGCGCTTTTCCGCGGTCTGCGGGAGCTAGGGGACGCCTCGCTGGGCAGGGAGGTCCGACGCTACCTGGCCTCCGAGTCCCGGTGGGGGTTCCTGCTGGAGCCCGACCAATGCTGGGAGCTGGCGGACATGCTTTGGGCAGGccgggagatggagagggaagtgtttagggaGATGGAACGTTTGAGTTGGATGCGCCGAATGAGCATGTGGGGCTTTTGGAGGATGCAGACCGTACTGGGAGACAGACACTGGCAGGTCTACTAG